One genomic window of Cannabis sativa cultivar Pink pepper isolate KNU-18-1 chromosome 2, ASM2916894v1, whole genome shotgun sequence includes the following:
- the LOC115720770 gene encoding probable glycosyltransferase At5g20260 encodes MASLMKNYLPYLVPPIFVILFFFISFSSPLNKYHTLLSPSHHHLKPPASPSINNFSNPNFTSHHDQQYSSSNFSTLASSNHVKNKSSVQRLEDGLARARAAIRKAILTKNYTSDREEIYIPRGPIYRNPYAFHQSHIEMVKRMKIWSYREGEMPMVHNGPTTYIYSIEGQFIFELESELSNHSFMAKHPDEAHAFFLPMSISKLTDSLYPTYSKGGRFSETLSRVFTDYVYVLSRKYPYWNRTNGADHFFVSCHDWAPLISRIDHHIYDNFMKVLCNANTSEGFKPSRDVSIPEYNLKKFELGPPRLGQPPNQRPVLAFFAGAAHGDIRAKLFKHWKEKDNEVLVFEQLPKNYSYHKIMGETKFCLCPSGSEVASPRVVEAMRQGCVPVLISDYYSIPFEDVLDWTKFSVQIPPSKIPEIKTILKAIPYSKYLTLQKRVMKVSRHFELNRPAKPFDVFHMVLHSVWLRRLNFRLPF; translated from the exons ATGGCTTCATTAATGAAAAACTACTTACCATACTTAGTCCCTCCAATTTTTGTCATACTCTTCTTTTTCATCTCATTCTCCTCTCCATTAAACAAATATCACACATTACTAAGCCCTTCTCATCATCATCTTAAACCACCTGCTTCTCCATCAATTAACAATTTTAGTAACCCTAATTTCACATCACATCATGATCAGCAGTACTCTTCTTCGAACTTTTCTACTCTTGCTAGCAGCAACCACGTCAAA AATAAGAGCAGTGTGCAGAGACTTGAAGATGGGTTGGCAAGAGCCAGAGCAGCTATACGGAAAGCCATTCTTACTAAGAATTACACTTCTGATAGAGAAGAGATTTACATTCCTAGAGGACCTATTTACAGAAATCCTTATGCTTTTCATCA GAGTCATATAGAGATGGTAAAGAGAATGAAGATATGGAGTTACAGAGAAGGAGAAATGCCAATGGTCCACAATGGGCCAACAACATACATATACTCAATAGAAGGACAGTTCATTTTCGAGTTGGAAAGTGAATTATCAAATCATTCATTCATGGCAAAGCATCCTGATGAAGCACATGCCTTCTTCCTACCCATGAGTATATCAAAACTCACAGACTCACTCTACCCAACCTATAGTAAAGGTGGACGCTTCTCTGAAACTCTCTCTCGAGTTTTCACTGACTACGTTTATGTTCTCTCTCGCAAATATCCTTATTGGAATCGAACTAATGGAGCTGACCACTTTTTTGTCTCTTGCCATGACTGG gCACCACTAATTTCACGTATAGATCATCACATATATGACAACTTCATGAAAGTATTATGCAATGCCAACACATCCGAAGGCTTCAAACCATCAAGAGACGTATCCATACCCGAATACAACCTAAAGAAATTCGAACTAGGACCGCCGCGATTGGGCCAACCGCCCAATCAGCGGCCGGTGCTAGCTTTCTTTGCCGGTGCAGCTCACGGCGACATAAGAGCAAAATTATTCAAGCATTGGAAGGAAAAAGACAACGAAGTACTCGTCTTTGAACAACTTCCAAAAAACTACAGCTACCATAAAATCATGGGAGAGACCAAGTTTTGCTTGTGCCCTAGTGGTTCGGAAGTGGCGAGTCCTCGAGTTGTTGAGGCAATGCGACAAGGCTGTGTCCCAGTTCTCATATCTGATTACTACTCCATACCCTTTGAGGATGTTCTTGATTGGACCAAATTCTCTGTACAAATCCCACCTAGCAAAATACCTGAAATCAAGACCATTTTGAAAGCTATTCCTTACTCGAAATACTTGACATTACAGAAGAGGGTGATGAAAGTGAGTAGACACTTTGAGTTGAATCGACCAGCTAAGCCCTTTGATGTGTTTCATATGGTGCTTCACTCAGTTTGGCTTAGAAGGCTTAATTTTAGGTTgccattttaa